The DNA segment TGCACTATTTTGATTGGTTAGAATAGGACTATAGTAAAATTTAGAGTATCTGTGATGTTTCCTTTGACTTTTCTTATCCCTTCATTTGAATTTGACAGGTTGGGTTTCCTTGTGGATTTTTTATCCCATGCTGCAATAGTTGGATTCATGGGAGGAGCAGCCATTGTTATTGGACTTCAGCAACTCAAAGGACTGTTTGGAATTACTCATTTCACTAACAAGACTGATGTTATCTCCGTCCTCAAAGCTACTTGGATCTCAGTTCATCATTCTGTAAATATTTCATTTAATCTGCCCGTATGTGGAATATTGTCTTTTGATTTGTTAATCATTTCTTTATTGGTTTCAGTGGAATCCGTACAACTTTATGCTCGGTTGCTCATTCCTCACTTTCATTCTTACAATGAGATACCTTGTAAGTGCTATCACAGAATAGAAACTCAACAAATTAACCCCTTTTAATCTTTAGATGTGGTTTTAGTATTatcaactttttctttttttacacTGAAGGGTAAAAGGAACCGGAAACTGTTCTGGTTGCCGGCAATGGCACCTCTGTTCTCTGTTATTGTTTCAACAGTGATAGTGTACCTGACAAGAGCTGATAAACATGGAGTAAAGATCATAAAACATATCAAACAAGGATTGAACCCAAGCTCACTCCATCACTTACAATTCAACGACCCACATATTGGAGAATTAACTAAAATTGGACTTGTAGTTGCTGTTGTTGCACTAACTGTGAGTTTTTCTATTTCTtgacatggtattagagcctCTTTTCCTTGTTGAAGTTAATTCTTTTATTGGTGGTTAATGTAACAGGAAGCAATAGCAGTAGGGAGGTCATTTGCGTCAATAAAAGGATACCATCTAAACGGAAACAAAGAAATGATGGCCATGGGATTCATGAACATTTTCGGATCTTTTTCTTCATGTTATGTAGCAACTGGTGAGATTGAATTTAGCATAACTCTTCTCTAAAATAGCAGTTTGAAATGAATATATGAATAATGAAAGGTGTATATATAGGTTCGTTCTCGCGAAGTGCGGTGAATTTCAGTGCTGGATGTGAAACAGCGATATCGAATGTTGTGATGGCGATTACAGTGATGATATGTTTGCAACTATTTACGAGGCTATTATATTTCACTCCAACGGCTATCCTGGCCTCCATTATTCTTTCAGCTTTGCCTGGACTTATTGATCTTAATAAAGTCTGCCATATTTGGAAGGTTGATAAGTTAGATTTTGTTACTTGCATTGGAGCTTTTTTCGGAGTCTTATTCGCCTCAGTAGAAATCGGCCTACTAGCTGCGGTAATTTTAATCAACCATTGTTACATTGACCTAGAAAATGGTAAAAGTAATATTAAGAAGTTTGCAGGTAATGATATCATTTGTGAAGATAATCATAGTATCAATTAGACCAGGCATAGAAATTCTTGGAAGAATTCCTGGGACTCATGAATATGCTAATGTTGAACAATATCCTGTAGCCATTAAGACTCCTCCTCCTGTACTTGTAGTCAGTATTAAGTCTGGCTACCTTTGTTTTGCCAATGCCAACTTCGTCAGACAAAAGTAAATACTCTTcttctttcctttattttttttacaactaTATGTTGATGCATGTCTTAAACTTATAAATCTTTTACGTTCAAAGGATTATGAAATTGGCGACTGAAAAGGCAGAAAACAGCAAGGAGAATGCTCAAATGACGGTTCAATTTGTCATTCTTGACATGTCCAGTAAGTTCTGCACTCtataattaattcaaataatcAAATAATTTCTTGTAATGTCAtaatggtattttttttttttaaattacggAACAATGCATTTacattaaaaagaaagaaaaatactcATCACATCctaatgtgattcgaacccataacCTCTCTAGTCATagataagctctcaaccactaggttAAGAGTTTCACCATATAATGATATTATTTCATACTGCAGATTTGTCGAATATCGACATAGCTGGAATCGACTCTCTTGAAGAACTTCATAAGAATCTTGTCTCAAATTCAATTAaggttatatattttttatctttatatatatatattggttattattttcaattaaatatGAATTTTGGTTAAATCTATCAGCTAGCCATAGCGAACCCAAGGTTGCAAGTGATTCAGAAACTAAAAGTAGCCAACTTTGTGAGCAAAATTGGAGGAAGGATATTCTTAACAATTGGAGAAGCAGTGGATGAATGTCTCAATCCCAAATTATATGTCATTTAACAAAATTAATGTCGTCTTTTTCAGCATTATTGTCCCCTAATTATTGTGTATAAGTGAATAAATGGGACATGtaatcaaattaatcataaTGTGCTTTTCATCTCTTATTTCTAGAGACTTTTTTATTTCTAGACTCTTtcctattttattataaatgttattttatacGATTAGTACACGCTAAGTTAACTTTTTTACGTgggtttatgaaaattaattaaaataatagacttattataaaataaataaataaatagtagaATCAATAAGTAAAGAATAACGATGTCTTTTTTCTAATATCTATTTTCTATGTAACTTCTAAAACGACATGTATTATGAAACAGAGTATATTATATCCAGTATTGGTAATGTGTGAGTTTTGAATGATATACCTAATTTGACAGGGCACTAGTGATGGAAGGGCCTAGTGGAAGTGGTGGTTATTCTGAAAATAAGTTAAGTAGTCTAGATTCATTGAATCTGAATGAGTTAAGTAGTGGATGTGGatataataataatcatctctTTTATAACATGTAGTGGCACTCGTAATTAATCATACCCTTTTAGATTTAGTAAAGTAAGTAGTGATAGATAGTATATGTTATTCCAAAATCATGTCTACATTCATTGTATCTAAACCCATGCTTTTTCACTTGCCATTTTGCATTATATTCTAAGTCAAACCCTTCGTTAAGCATCAGaagcaacattttcaaacaatACAAGTGTAAGGCTATCAAGCCACACACCATAATCGAaacccacaaaaaaaaaaaaaacaaaacaaaacaaaaacgaaaaataaaaactttgctATACTTAAGCAATTTCCAATCCAAGTGACAAAATGTCTTAAGATATGATGTTCAAAAGCTCAGGATAGTATGGATGAGTCTGCTTTCAAAATAACTTTGCTATGAGacccatttttttttctttaattgagTGACTGAGTTTATTAAGTTTACTAATCATTGAAAATCAACAACTTAAAATTCAAGAAATTTATAAGGGAAAGTGTATCCTACTACTACTGTATCAGTTTAAATTTCTAGTGCAATTGGTTCTATCAAATCCTTTTTAGGGTAAGTGATCATCAAAGGTTTAACTTCTAGAAACGTTATTtgcttatttaattttaatacatGATGAGATGAATTTGTATTATAAATGCTTTGAGTTTAATTAGTGGGTATTTATGTACAAGATTGCGTAGGTTGTTAAACTTTAAAAATCAACTAGTTCAATAAGTTATaccatatacatatatatgaatTTAGTGTTATCCAAGCAACTCAATTAAATTGGGACAAAGTTCTATCCGGTTATCACTcaagtgttttttttatcaccGTCTCATAATCCAAATTAAATCGGACAATTATTTGTGCATCCGAATTAATCATCTCATGATATTTATAATTGGACATCATTTTGCTCTTTTTTGCTCTTTTTTGCTTCCTCAGACAGTAGTAAAACACTTTTGATAGCGTTACTAACTAATATTATTGTTAATGACCAATTTTAGTCATTAATTAATGACTGATTCACACTTAGTCTTTAAAATCAGTCATTAACTtctgtttttcttgtagtgaaacTTGTCGCATTCCGAACACATTCAACCCCAAATGTGACAAGGTTTATAATAAACCTTATCGCATCCGAGCGGATTCAATcccaaatgcgacaaggtttatACTTAAACATTGTCGTATCTGAGCGCATTCAACCCTAATGCGACACAATTCACAAACTTACATTATACCTTGTCACATTCAAGCGCATTCAAGCCAGGATGCGACACGAATATTGGCACGTAAACATGACAATAACTGTGAATTGAAATCACAGTTTCTATTGTTAGAAAAGATTAGGGTTACAGAAAAAAACAATCGAAATTAGAAACAGAAATGGAACAACAAGAGTGTTTAATTGTCCAAAAAGATTGTGAAGAGAAAAGATTAAAAAATTGTGTATCACAAAGCTGAAACTAAATGTATATATAATGTTCAGCTTGTGGGCGTCGCGAGCACGCGTATGGTATATTTTGCCAAAACTCactaaacacaatttaaaggcttatGAGGCCCAACTCTTTATATACTCTTTCAAACATTGGtaagtttcccatgtgggatagAAAACTCTTAAGAGCAAAGTCACTAATATTAgagtatatattattttgttatttatctATATCTTTGACACAGTTAGTTTCCCTGATTCTAGCTTAGAATATAGGGATTAGTCGTTCATTATAGAGTGAATTGTATTctgtatatatattaaattacaaTCCATAACAATCACTGAGAATTCAtattgttacatggtatcagagaccaAAACCTAGTCtacatttctctctctctctcttgctACCTCCCTCACCGCCACCGACAGTCGAAAACCTAAACCCACAACCGCAACCCTAAACGCCGCAGACACCATTCAGCCACCACCATGACCAATACCTCGGCCAACTCCAACACGAACACCCCTAACACCGGAAATTCTAACACCGAAAATTCTCATGCCGAAACACATCAAGCCAACCTTCCCTCCCTAACAGTCTCCAATATTTCTACCTTTATCAAAATCACCCTGGATATTGAAAAAGGTCACTATCCAACCTGGGCCGCCTTGTTCAAACTCCATGCCAAAGCCTTCCAAGTTCTTGATCATATCATTCCTCCATCACCCACCAATCCTTCCGCCAACTCTCTCCAAACCACAAACCCTGAACTCTAGTCACGTGTTGATGTTGTGGTCCTTCAATGGATTTAAAGCACCATTTTAATTGATCTGCTTCACACTGTTATTGAAGCAGACTCTACCGCAGCCACAGCCTGGAACCGCCTACAGGACATATTTTCAGACAATAAGCACTATCGTGCTCTCTTCTTTCAGCAAGAATTCTCCAAAACCAAACTTGATGATTTTTCTGATATCTCTTCCTACTGTCAGCACCTTAAATCCCTATCTGATCAGCTATCAAACGTAGATTGCCCTATCACTAATGACCAGATTGTTCTCCAACTCATATCTGGTTTAACAGATGCCTATGATACAACTAGAACTCAGATCCACCATGGGGATCCTCTTCCTCCCTTTCAAAAAGCCCGGTCAATGCTAATACTTGAAGAGACATCCCGTTCCCGCAAAAATATCCCACCACCAGACATTGCGGCCCTAGCCGCCTCCTCCACTGACTCCGCCGCGCAGCCTACCCACTTCCCTCCGGCACTGTATGCGCATAATCGCGCTCCCCCACCCTATCGCGGCAGTCGATACGGTGGTCGTCCGACTCGCGGCAGAGGAGGCCGCCATCACTACCGCCCGTTGCAGCACTCTAACTACCGCCCTGCTCTTTTACCACCATGGGCTTACACCTATCCTTGGGTACATCAGCAACAATAGGCAACTCCTCCATGCCCCTATCCGACATCAGGCCGGCAGCCTCCCCATTCTGGGATTCTCCGACCTCGCCCTCCAATACCGCAAGCACACCTCCAAATGGCATCCCCGTCGTATGTGCCGACTGATATTGCCGAAGCAATGCACACCATGTCAATTACACCACCTCCTGATCAATGGCACATGGACACAGGAGTGACATATCACATGACAGCTCACAAAGATACACTcacttcttattttaattcgagCCTCAATGGCAAAATAATTGTCGATAATGGTCATTGTATGCATGTTTGCGGATCTGGTAATGTATCTTTAGCCACCAAACATCGCCCCTTAAAATTAACCAATATCTTGCATGCTCCTCAACTTATTAAAAATCTTATTTCTGTCCGTAAATTTACTAGGGATAACCAAGTTTCTGTCGAATTTGATCCATTGggtttttctgtgaaggatttacagACGGGAACACATATCATGAGATGTAACAGTATAAGGGACCTCTATCCAGTTATATCCAGTTCATCCACCTCACCTCCTTCTCCTTCCGTTTTCACTGCACTTTCTTCTGATGTTTGACATAATCGTTTAGGACATCGAGGGCCTGTCATCTTGAATACCCTGCtgaataaaaatttgatttcttGTAATAGGAATAAGAATGTTTCTGTTTGCTCTTCCTATGTAAAtggaaaatatataaaattaccaTTTCAGTCCTCTTATAATTATGTTTGTATGCCATTTGACTTAATTCATAGCGATATATGGACATCTCCTACTTTAAGTTCAAGTGGTCACCGTTACTACGTCTTATTTCTTGATAATTACACAAATTTTTTATGGACGTTTCCCTTAGCCCAAAAATCCCAAGTGTATTATGTGTTTCTTACTTTCCGTTCGTTTGTTCGAACTCAATTTGAAAGGGATATTAAAGTTTTTCAATGTAACAATGGGGTGAATTCAATAACAATTCTTTTCGTCAATTCTATCATACTAATGAGATGCAATTTCATTATTCATGTCCATACACATCTcctcaaaatagaaaatccgAACGAACTATTCGAACTATTAATAATATCATTAGAACTGTCATGAACTATGCATTCATTCCGTTCCAATTTTGGCAATAATGCACTTGAACTAGCTACATATCTTCTGAACATTTACCCTCATAAAATTTTGGGTTATCAATCTCCCACTCAAATTTTATACCAAATAGACCCCTCTTATTCACATCTTCACATTTTCGGTTGTTTGTGTTTTCCACTTATCCTGTCTTCGTCCCGTCATAAGCTAGAGCTTCGTTCCTACCCATGCGTGTTCCTTGGTTATCCGTGTAATAACCTTAATTTTGGGCAtagtataaatatatagatataattTTTGGTTAGTTTGCTTTTTAATAAATAACTTTATTTGTATTAAgtaggtttttttttgttacaaccTAATTACATTTGCCAATTATACCCTTAGTCACTTAAAACAGTTTTAACCTTGtatctcaaaacaaaaaagaaactGCAGCTGCCTCCTTCGTGTTGTTCCAAATTTTAAAACTTTCATAATATTGCTCCTGCAAAAGCTTGATCGGTGGCTTTTGGAATTGAAAAAGTAAGTTGCTGATTCTTTgtatattttgat comes from the Euphorbia lathyris chromosome 5, ddEupLath1.1, whole genome shotgun sequence genome and includes:
- the LOC136228735 gene encoding low affinity sulfate transporter 3-like, which gives rise to MIDRYKQQQQDNCSSSPKHFNLPMASNFPIEPSAQDLLDLENIGPAQRAQWVLNAPEPPALWRELFFSMKKNLFPLGCNFKNQNGFKPFVSFLVAMFPIFSWLRKYKLTTFKSDLLAGLTLASLSIPQGIGYATLAKLDPEYGLYTSVIPPLIYAVMGTSREIAIGPVAVISLLLSSMIQKIQDPEANPIAYRNLVLTTTFLAGMFQTAFGLLRLGFLVDFLSHAAIVGFMGGAAIVIGLQQLKGLFGITHFTNKTDVISVLKATWISVHHSWNPYNFMLGCSFLTFILTMRYLGKRNRKLFWLPAMAPLFSVIVSTVIVYLTRADKHGVKIIKHIKQGLNPSSLHHLQFNDPHIGELTKIGLVVAVVALTEAIAVGRSFASIKGYHLNGNKEMMAMGFMNIFGSFSSCYVATGSFSRSAVNFSAGCETAISNVVMAITVMICLQLFTRLLYFTPTAILASIILSALPGLIDLNKVCHIWKVDKLDFVTCIGAFFGVLFASVEIGLLAAVMISFVKIIIVSIRPGIEILGRIPGTHEYANVEQYPVAIKTPPPVLVVSIKSGYLCFANANFVRQKIMKLATEKAENSKENAQMTVQFVILDMSNLSNIDIAGIDSLEELHKNLVSNSIKLAIANPRLQVIQKLKVANFVSKIGGRIFLTIGEAVDECLNPKLYVI